In one window of Nakamurella alba DNA:
- a CDS encoding 4a-hydroxytetrahydrobiopterin dehydratase, with protein MEKLSKDQIAAAGLADWRSLAQGLHARFRIPDFTVGAQFVTAVAALAEERNHHPDLRMTYGVIDVRVVTHEAGQWVTDLDTELAARISETAAGLGLAADPAAVVQLELALDSADAAGLGPFWSALLTGAPDNTVFDSVFDPTGRVPAMWFQETDSTAPDRQRWHFDLWVAPEEADGRIAAALAVGGSVVDDSEAPSFTVLADSDGNRVCVCTSLDRD; from the coding sequence ATGGAGAAACTGAGCAAGGACCAGATCGCCGCGGCCGGGCTCGCGGACTGGCGGTCGCTGGCGCAGGGCCTGCACGCACGGTTCCGGATCCCGGACTTTACGGTGGGAGCGCAGTTCGTCACCGCCGTCGCCGCCCTGGCCGAGGAACGGAACCACCACCCCGATCTGCGGATGACCTACGGGGTGATCGATGTGCGGGTGGTCACCCACGAGGCCGGGCAGTGGGTCACCGACCTCGACACCGAGCTCGCCGCCCGGATCAGCGAGACCGCCGCCGGTCTGGGCCTGGCCGCCGACCCGGCGGCCGTGGTGCAGCTCGAACTCGCGCTGGACTCCGCCGACGCCGCCGGGCTGGGTCCGTTCTGGTCGGCCCTGCTCACCGGGGCGCCGGACAACACCGTCTTCGACAGCGTGTTCGACCCGACCGGGCGGGTGCCGGCGATGTGGTTCCAGGAGACCGACAGCACCGCCCCGGACCGGCAGCGCTGGCACTTCGACCTCTGGGTGGCGCCGGAGGAGGCCGACGGCCGGATCGCCGCCGCGCTGGCGGTGGGTGGATCGGTGGTCGACGACTCCGAGGCGCCGTCGTTCACCGTGCTGGCCGACTCCGACGGCAACCGGGTCTGCGTCTGCACCTCGCTCGACCGCGACTGA
- a CDS encoding aldose epimerase family protein, with product MPDVRDCEILEFGGPRLQVGVMRYGARIASIRVPDRDGMPGEVAVGFDDAEGWLSDASFQGATIGRVANRIRSGRFSVDGTEVMVPCNEPAAALHGGPDGFSQHVWDLESHDDLGAVLRLRSPDGDMGFPGELDVQVALRVHGADLVIDYTATTTAPTPVNLTNHTYFNLTGTGGSVDRHLVDIAADAYLPVGAGLLPTGELAPVAGTAFDLRTPIAVGARWRAPDPQLVAGRGYDHAFVLRDGSAVAARVVEPVTGRTLTVVTDQPALQFYSGGMLDGTIRARTGLLRQGDAFCLEAQGFPDAVHHDHFPSVLLRPGQIYTQRTEYRFGVH from the coding sequence GTGCCGGATGTGCGGGACTGCGAGATCCTGGAGTTCGGCGGTCCGCGACTGCAGGTCGGGGTCATGCGGTACGGCGCGCGGATCGCCTCGATCCGGGTGCCGGATCGCGACGGCATGCCCGGAGAGGTGGCCGTCGGCTTCGACGACGCCGAGGGCTGGCTGTCCGACGCCTCCTTCCAGGGGGCGACGATCGGCCGGGTCGCGAACCGGATCCGCAGCGGCCGGTTCTCCGTCGACGGCACCGAGGTCATGGTGCCGTGCAACGAACCGGCGGCGGCCTTGCACGGCGGTCCGGACGGCTTCTCCCAGCATGTCTGGGATCTCGAGTCCCACGATGATCTCGGGGCGGTGCTGCGGCTGCGGTCCCCCGACGGCGACATGGGTTTCCCCGGCGAGCTGGACGTGCAGGTGGCGCTGCGGGTGCACGGTGCGGACCTGGTGATCGACTACACCGCGACCACCACCGCGCCGACGCCGGTGAACCTGACCAACCACACCTACTTCAACCTGACCGGCACCGGCGGATCGGTCGACCGCCACCTCGTCGACATCGCGGCGGACGCCTATCTGCCGGTCGGCGCCGGACTGCTGCCCACCGGCGAGCTCGCCCCGGTCGCCGGCACCGCGTTCGACCTGCGGACCCCGATCGCCGTCGGTGCGCGGTGGCGCGCACCGGACCCGCAGCTGGTCGCCGGCCGCGGCTACGACCACGCATTCGTCCTGCGGGACGGCTCGGCCGTGGCCGCCCGGGTCGTGGAACCGGTGACCGGTCGGACCCTCACCGTCGTCACCGACCAGCCCGCGCTGCAGTTCTACAGCGGCGGCATGCTCGACGGCACGATCCGTGCGCGCACCGGCCTGCTGCGGCAGGGCGACGCGTTCTGCCTGGAGGCACAGGGATTCCCGGACGCGGTGCACCACGACCACTTCCCGTCGGTGCTGCTGCGACCGGGGCAGATCTACACGCAGCGCACCGAGTACCGATTCGGGGTGCACTGA
- the araA gene encoding L-arabinose isomerase, translated as MTTPTRETWFLTGSQGLYGPEALEQVATQSAAIAAELDSGPELPVPVVWKPVLTDAAAIRRVMIEANSDDNCAGVIIWMHTFSPAKMWIAGFDALRKPLLHLHTQANVGIPWAEIDMDFMNLNQAAHGDREVGYIQTRLGVTRKTVAGHVGDPVVRRRVGAWQRAAVGAAAVRSLKLARFGDNMRDVAVTEGDKVEAQLRFGVSVNTYGVNELVEVVDAVPDDEIDKLITEYLDVYDVAPELLPGADRHDSLRYAARIEAGLRRFLTDGGFGAFTTNFEDLGGLRQLPGLAVQRLMADGYGFGGEGDWKTSVVLHTLKAMAVGLQGGTSFMEDYTYDLGPGNGKILGAHMLEVCPSIAVGRPRVEIHPLGIGDREDPVRLVFDAAPGPAVVMGICDVGDRFRLVANTVRVIPPDEPLPKLPVARAVWEPEPSLATSAECWLTAGGPHHTVLSSALGVEELEDLADILGTELLVIDAATTPRAFVKEVRWNQVYHRIAAGL; from the coding sequence ATGACGACGCCGACGCGCGAGACCTGGTTCCTCACCGGCAGTCAGGGCCTGTACGGGCCGGAGGCGCTCGAGCAGGTGGCCACCCAGTCCGCGGCCATCGCGGCCGAGCTGGACAGCGGTCCGGAGCTGCCGGTCCCGGTGGTCTGGAAGCCGGTCCTCACGGATGCCGCCGCCATCCGACGGGTGATGATCGAGGCGAACTCCGACGACAACTGTGCCGGGGTGATCATCTGGATGCACACCTTCTCCCCCGCCAAGATGTGGATCGCCGGGTTCGACGCGCTGCGCAAACCGCTGCTGCACCTGCACACCCAGGCGAACGTCGGCATCCCGTGGGCCGAGATCGACATGGACTTCATGAATCTCAACCAGGCCGCGCACGGGGACCGGGAGGTCGGCTACATCCAGACCCGGCTGGGTGTCACCCGCAAGACCGTGGCCGGACACGTCGGCGACCCTGTCGTCCGTCGCCGGGTGGGCGCCTGGCAGCGGGCCGCCGTCGGTGCGGCCGCGGTACGGTCGTTGAAGCTCGCGCGGTTCGGCGACAACATGCGGGATGTCGCGGTCACCGAGGGCGACAAGGTCGAGGCCCAGCTGCGTTTCGGTGTCTCGGTGAACACCTACGGCGTGAACGAGTTGGTCGAGGTGGTCGACGCCGTGCCGGACGACGAGATCGACAAGCTGATCACGGAGTACCTCGACGTCTACGACGTCGCACCCGAGCTGCTGCCCGGGGCCGACCGCCACGACTCGCTGCGCTACGCCGCGCGGATCGAGGCCGGTCTGCGCAGGTTCCTCACCGACGGCGGATTCGGCGCCTTCACCACCAACTTCGAGGATCTGGGCGGGCTGCGCCAACTGCCGGGCCTGGCCGTGCAGCGGCTGATGGCCGACGGTTACGGGTTCGGCGGCGAGGGCGACTGGAAGACCTCGGTGGTGCTGCACACGCTCAAGGCGATGGCCGTCGGCCTGCAGGGCGGCACCTCCTTCATGGAGGACTACACCTACGACCTGGGCCCCGGGAACGGGAAGATCCTCGGCGCGCACATGCTCGAGGTGTGTCCCAGCATCGCCGTCGGGCGACCGCGGGTGGAGATCCACCCGTTGGGCATCGGGGACCGGGAGGATCCGGTCCGGCTGGTGTTCGACGCCGCGCCGGGACCGGCGGTGGTGATGGGCATCTGCGACGTCGGCGACCGGTTCCGCCTGGTGGCCAACACGGTCCGGGTGATCCCGCCGGACGAGCCGCTGCCGAAACTGCCGGTGGCGCGGGCTGTCTGGGAACCGGAGCCGTCACTGGCCACCTCCGCCGAGTGCTGGCTGACCGCCGGTGGGCCGCACCACACGGTGCTGTCCTCCGCGCTGGGCGTCGAGGAGCTGGAGGACCTCGCCGACATCCTCGGTACGGAACTGCTGGTCATCGACGCCGCCACCACCCCGCGTGCGTTCGTCAAGGAGGTGCGGTGGAACCAGGTCTACCACCGGATCGCCGCCGGCCTGTGA
- a CDS encoding L-ribulose-5-phosphate 4-epimerase, with amino-acid sequence MTVVSEVRDTIALLRAQVADLHAELTRNQLVIWTAGNVSARVPGRELLVIKPSGVSYDELTPESMVVTDFDGRLVEGTRSPSSDTDAHAYVYRHLPEVGGVVHTHSTYACAWAALGRPVPCVLTMMADEFGGEIPIGPFALIGDDSIGRGIVETLRHSRSRAVLMANHGPFTIGRDAREAVKAAVMCEDVCRSVYMAMQLGDPAPIPQDKIDSLFARYQNVYGQPGPAGPGKDV; translated from the coding sequence ATGACCGTGGTCTCGGAGGTGCGGGACACCATCGCGCTGCTGCGCGCGCAGGTCGCCGACCTGCACGCGGAGCTGACCCGCAACCAGTTGGTGATCTGGACCGCGGGCAACGTCTCGGCCCGGGTGCCGGGCCGGGAGCTGTTGGTGATCAAGCCGTCCGGGGTGTCCTACGACGAGCTGACCCCGGAATCCATGGTGGTCACCGACTTCGACGGCCGGCTGGTCGAGGGCACCCGCAGCCCGTCGTCGGACACCGACGCCCACGCCTACGTGTACCGGCACCTGCCGGAAGTGGGCGGGGTGGTGCACACCCACTCCACTTACGCCTGCGCCTGGGCGGCGCTCGGCCGGCCGGTGCCCTGCGTGCTGACCATGATGGCCGACGAGTTCGGCGGCGAGATCCCGATCGGCCCGTTCGCGCTGATCGGCGACGACTCCATCGGCCGGGGCATCGTGGAGACGTTGCGGCACAGCAGGTCCCGGGCGGTGCTGATGGCCAACCACGGCCCGTTCACCATCGGCCGGGACGCCCGGGAGGCGGTCAAGGCCGCCGTCATGTGCGAGGACGTCTGCCGCTCGGTGTACATGGCGATGCAGCTCGGCGACCCGGCACCCATCCCGCAGGACAAGATCGACTCCCTCTTCGCCAGATACCAGAACGTGTACGGGCAGCCCGGTCCCGCCGGCCCCGGGAAGGACGTGTGA
- the araB gene encoding ribulokinase, which produces MTVEPGRAVVVGIDFGTLSGRAVVVRVADGAELGTGVHEYSHAVVDRILPGTGQVLPPDWALQVPSDYVDVLRHAVPAALAAAAGAGVSAADVIGVGTDFTACTVLPVATDGTPLCELERFADRPHAYVKLWKHHAAQGQADRINELARVRGESWLPRYGGLISSEWEFAKALQVLEEDPEIYAATAQWVEAADWIVWQLTGRYTRNACTAGYKGIFQDGVYPSPEFLRALAPGFAGFVEDKLVPPDGRLGDRAGGLTEQAAAWTGLPAGIAVCVGNVDAHVTAPAGNAVAPGQMVAIMGTSTCHVMNGERLADVPGMCGVVDGGITAGLFGYEAGQSGVGDIFGHFVDTGVPAAYSERAVAEGRSVHEVLTELAAAQPVGAHGLVALDWQSGNRSVLVDHELSGVVLGQTLQTRPEDVYRALIEATAFGARTIIEAFEGAGVPVEELVIAGGLTKNALLMQIYADVTRRPLSVVDSAQAPALGSAIHAAVAAGAYPDVPAAAAVMGRIRRGVFLPVAANSAVYDRLFAEYTLLHDHFGRGGNAVMHRLKALRREVLGVTPGGSGVTGSGAPEADAVGSDAAAAGAPGPGTPGPAEAGAVPARPSAALQEALA; this is translated from the coding sequence ATGACGGTGGAACCGGGCCGGGCCGTGGTGGTCGGGATCGATTTCGGCACGTTGTCCGGCCGGGCGGTGGTGGTACGGGTCGCCGACGGCGCCGAGCTCGGTACCGGTGTGCACGAGTACTCCCATGCGGTGGTGGACCGGATCCTGCCCGGCACCGGGCAGGTGCTGCCGCCGGACTGGGCGCTGCAGGTGCCGTCCGACTACGTCGACGTCCTGCGGCATGCGGTCCCGGCGGCGCTCGCGGCGGCCGCCGGTGCCGGGGTGAGTGCAGCCGACGTGATCGGCGTGGGCACGGATTTCACCGCATGCACGGTCCTGCCGGTGGCCACCGACGGCACCCCGCTCTGCGAGCTGGAGCGGTTCGCCGACCGCCCGCACGCCTACGTCAAACTCTGGAAGCACCACGCGGCACAGGGCCAGGCGGACCGGATCAACGAGCTGGCCCGGGTCCGCGGCGAGTCGTGGCTGCCCCGTTACGGCGGACTGATCTCCTCCGAGTGGGAGTTCGCGAAGGCACTCCAGGTGCTGGAGGAGGATCCGGAGATCTATGCGGCCACCGCGCAATGGGTGGAGGCCGCTGATTGGATCGTCTGGCAACTGACCGGCCGTTACACCCGCAACGCCTGCACTGCCGGCTACAAAGGCATCTTCCAGGACGGCGTCTACCCGTCACCCGAGTTCCTGCGCGCCCTGGCCCCTGGATTCGCGGGATTCGTCGAGGACAAGCTGGTGCCGCCGGACGGCCGGCTCGGCGACCGGGCCGGCGGTCTCACCGAGCAGGCCGCGGCATGGACCGGCCTGCCGGCCGGGATCGCCGTGTGCGTCGGCAACGTCGATGCCCATGTCACCGCGCCGGCCGGCAATGCCGTCGCCCCCGGACAGATGGTCGCGATCATGGGGACGTCGACCTGCCACGTGATGAACGGCGAGCGGCTGGCCGACGTCCCGGGCATGTGTGGGGTGGTGGACGGCGGGATCACCGCCGGTCTGTTCGGCTACGAGGCCGGACAGAGCGGCGTCGGGGACATCTTCGGCCACTTCGTCGACACCGGCGTGCCGGCGGCGTACTCGGAGCGGGCCGTGGCCGAGGGCCGGTCCGTGCACGAGGTGCTCACCGAGCTGGCCGCGGCGCAACCCGTCGGCGCGCACGGGTTGGTGGCCCTTGACTGGCAATCAGGCAATCGATCGGTGCTGGTCGACCACGAGTTGTCCGGGGTGGTGCTCGGGCAGACCCTGCAGACCCGGCCGGAGGACGTCTACCGGGCGTTGATCGAGGCCACGGCGTTCGGGGCCAGGACCATCATCGAGGCGTTCGAGGGCGCCGGCGTACCCGTCGAGGAACTTGTGATCGCCGGTGGCCTGACGAAGAACGCGCTGTTGATGCAGATCTACGCCGACGTCACCCGGCGGCCGTTGTCGGTGGTGGACTCGGCCCAGGCACCGGCCCTGGGCTCGGCGATCCACGCCGCGGTCGCCGCCGGTGCCTACCCGGACGTCCCGGCCGCCGCGGCCGTGATGGGCCGGATCCGGCGCGGGGTGTTCCTGCCCGTCGCTGCCAACTCCGCGGTCTACGACCGGCTGTTCGCCGAGTACACCCTGCTGCACGACCATTTCGGCCGCGGTGGCAATGCCGTGATGCACCGGCTGAAGGCGCTGCGCCGGGAGGTGCTGGGTGTCACCCCGGGCGGATCGGGGGTCACGGGGTCGGGTGCTCCGGAGGCGGACGCCGTGGGGTCGGACGCAGCGGCCGCAGGCGCACCGGGACCGGGCACCCCGGGCCCGGCGGAGGCCGGCGCGGTGCCGGCCCGGCCGTCCGCCGCGCTGCAGGAGGCACTGGCATGA
- a CDS encoding LacI family DNA-binding transcriptional regulator — MSVPTRPAGAARPPGMYDVARLAGVSHMTVSRVLNDHGSVSAETRRKVRAAIDELGYRRNVAARTLVTRRSSTIGIITSGSMLYGPSSTMIAVERSARDAGYYVSLASLASIQPSAVAEAISYFVDQGVDGIAVIAPEAGVAHMAEPFISAVPVVLIAAGAEPAAGVQITAIDQEQGARQATRHLIDLGHTVIGHVAGPEPWFDASARLRGWRRELAAAGLSPGPVITGDWTPESGVRAARTLLERGLPSALFVANDLMALGVLRVLHEAGVAVPEQISVVGFDDMPGASHFAPGLTTIRQDVEGLGAQCIGMLLDAFDGHPTDRPPVPARLIVRDSTAPPR; from the coding sequence ATGAGCGTGCCGACCAGACCCGCGGGTGCGGCCCGACCACCCGGGATGTACGACGTGGCCCGGCTCGCCGGCGTCTCCCACATGACGGTCAGCCGGGTGCTCAACGACCACGGCAGCGTCTCGGCCGAGACCCGGCGCAAGGTGCGGGCGGCCATCGACGAACTGGGCTACCGCCGCAACGTGGCGGCCCGGACGCTGGTCACCCGGCGGTCCAGCACCATCGGGATCATCACCAGCGGGTCGATGCTGTACGGCCCCAGCAGCACCATGATCGCGGTGGAACGGTCCGCCCGGGACGCCGGCTACTACGTGAGTCTGGCGTCGCTGGCGAGCATCCAGCCGTCGGCCGTCGCCGAGGCCATCAGCTACTTCGTCGACCAGGGGGTCGACGGTATCGCGGTGATCGCGCCGGAGGCCGGGGTGGCGCACATGGCCGAGCCGTTCATCTCGGCGGTGCCGGTGGTGCTGATCGCCGCCGGCGCCGAGCCGGCGGCCGGCGTGCAGATCACCGCGATCGACCAGGAGCAGGGTGCGCGCCAGGCCACCCGGCACCTGATCGACCTGGGACACACCGTGATCGGGCACGTCGCCGGTCCGGAGCCGTGGTTCGACGCCTCCGCCCGGCTGCGCGGCTGGCGGCGGGAACTCGCGGCCGCCGGCCTGTCACCGGGTCCGGTGATCACCGGCGACTGGACACCGGAGAGCGGCGTACGGGCCGCCCGTACGCTGCTGGAGCGCGGCCTGCCGAGCGCGCTGTTCGTCGCCAACGACCTGATGGCGCTGGGCGTGCTCCGGGTCCTGCACGAGGCGGGAGTGGCGGTGCCGGAACAGATCTCGGTGGTCGGCTTCGACGACATGCCGGGTGCCTCGCACTTCGCGCCAGGGCTGACCACGATCCGGCAGGACGTCGAGGGTCTCGGTGCCCAGTGCATCGGGATGTTGCTCGACGCCTTCGACGGGCACCCGACCGACCGACCACCGGTGCCCGCGAGGTTGATCGTCCGGGACAGTACGGCGCCGCCGCGCTGA
- a CDS encoding ABC transporter permease subunit has protein sequence MTTTLPPAGLTGTAGPRRRSIGRFGKYTQVGTTVVLLAIMLFVGSLLYPNFTSGQALLDLFGKNVFLIPLAVGMTFVIISGGIDLSVGAVMALGSVIAATLLAAGWPAWAVIVVVLLAGSGLGLFVGYVISRFEIQPFIATLAAMFLARGLCLVITDRSIAIDNSFFQALNLGKIGLWESTTTNLRGRTRVAEVYTTPSVLIALGLVLMAFLVLHYSRFGRTVYAVGGSESSAGLMGLSVQRTKISVYVISGFCAALAGLLFSFYTASGDPVAGIGYELNAIAAVVIGGTLLAGGSGYVIGSVLGVLTLGTIYAYKEFDGDLNTGWTRVMIGVLVLFFIVLQRFVASRRWART, from the coding sequence ATGACCACCACACTGCCGCCGGCCGGCCTCACCGGCACGGCCGGACCCCGCCGGCGCTCGATCGGCCGGTTCGGGAAGTACACCCAGGTCGGCACCACGGTGGTGCTGCTGGCGATCATGCTGTTCGTCGGGTCGCTGCTCTACCCGAACTTCACCTCCGGCCAGGCGCTGCTGGACCTGTTCGGCAAGAACGTGTTCCTCATACCGCTGGCCGTGGGCATGACCTTCGTGATCATCAGCGGTGGCATCGACCTGTCGGTCGGCGCGGTGATGGCGCTCGGTTCGGTGATCGCCGCGACCCTGCTGGCGGCGGGGTGGCCGGCGTGGGCGGTCATCGTGGTGGTGCTGTTGGCCGGATCCGGTCTCGGTCTGTTCGTCGGATATGTCATCAGTCGGTTCGAGATCCAGCCCTTCATCGCCACTCTCGCGGCGATGTTCCTCGCCCGCGGGCTCTGCCTGGTCATCACCGACCGGTCGATCGCCATCGACAACTCGTTCTTCCAGGCCCTGAACCTGGGCAAGATCGGGCTCTGGGAGAGCACCACCACCAACCTGCGGGGCCGCACCCGGGTGGCCGAGGTCTACACCACCCCGTCGGTGCTGATCGCCCTCGGCCTGGTGCTGATGGCCTTCCTGGTCCTGCACTACAGCCGGTTCGGCCGGACCGTGTACGCGGTGGGCGGCAGCGAGTCCTCGGCCGGCCTGATGGGCCTGTCCGTGCAGCGCACCAAGATCTCGGTCTACGTGATCAGCGGGTTCTGTGCTGCGCTGGCCGGCCTGCTGTTCTCCTTCTACACCGCCTCCGGCGACCCGGTGGCCGGCATCGGCTACGAACTCAACGCGATCGCGGCGGTGGTGATCGGCGGCACGCTGCTGGCCGGTGGTTCCGGGTACGTCATCGGGTCCGTGCTCGGCGTGCTGACCCTCGGCACCATCTACGCCTACAAGGAGTTCGACGGCGATCTGAACACCGGCTGGACCCGGGTCATGATCGGTGTGCTGGTGCTGTTCTTCATCGTGCTGCAGCGTTTCGTCGCGTCGCGTCGCTGGGCCCGGACATGA
- a CDS encoding ABC transporter permease has translation MKAFLSHRLVWPAAVLLALLVANQVANHSFLSITVQDGNLFGPLIDILRRAAPVVLVALGMTLVIATRGIDLSVGAVAAISGSWASMYIIGSADRASVGVVLTAIGVALLMALVAGMWNGFLVSVLGIQPIVATLVLMTAGRGLAQVITDEKILYPDNSPAYKLIGGGYLLAVPFSILLAGAIFALTAVLTRKTALGTLIESVGVNPEASRLAGVRARTIIFIVYVFSGLCAGLAGLMLTSNSTSADPNSIGLFIELDAILAVVIGGTSLAGGRFSLAGTLIGAFIIETMDTFVVIAISARSTDVFKACVVIVVCLLQSPQARSWLVHTVLRRPVRRPAPPPPPPAAVDAPVAVPDAGTLIADAAATGDDPSAPTGSAVTGNAATESSVTGSAATAADSMDPAATGSGRSTAGAPRSDEYTVRTR, from the coding sequence GTGAAGGCGTTCCTCTCCCACCGGCTGGTCTGGCCGGCCGCAGTGCTGCTGGCACTGCTGGTCGCGAACCAGGTGGCGAACCACTCGTTCCTGTCGATCACCGTGCAGGACGGCAACCTGTTCGGGCCGCTGATCGACATCCTGCGCCGCGCCGCACCTGTCGTGCTGGTGGCCCTCGGGATGACGCTGGTGATCGCCACCCGCGGCATCGACCTCTCGGTCGGGGCGGTGGCGGCGATCTCGGGATCCTGGGCGTCGATGTACATCATCGGGTCCGCCGACCGGGCCTCCGTCGGTGTCGTGCTCACCGCGATCGGCGTGGCCCTGCTGATGGCGCTGGTCGCCGGCATGTGGAACGGCTTCCTCGTCTCCGTGCTCGGCATCCAGCCGATCGTCGCCACCCTGGTGCTGATGACGGCCGGGCGGGGTCTGGCCCAGGTGATCACCGACGAGAAGATCCTCTACCCCGACAACTCTCCCGCCTACAAGCTGATCGGCGGCGGATACCTGCTGGCGGTGCCGTTCTCGATCCTGCTCGCGGGGGCCATCTTCGCGCTCACCGCGGTCCTCACCCGGAAGACGGCCCTGGGCACACTGATCGAGTCGGTCGGTGTCAACCCCGAGGCGAGCCGGCTGGCCGGCGTCCGCGCCCGCACCATCATCTTCATCGTCTACGTCTTCTCCGGCCTCTGCGCCGGACTGGCCGGGCTGATGCTCACCTCCAACTCGACCTCGGCCGATCCCAATTCGATCGGTCTGTTCATCGAGCTGGACGCGATCCTCGCGGTGGTCATCGGCGGCACATCACTGGCCGGCGGCCGGTTCTCGCTCGCCGGCACACTGATCGGCGCCTTCATCATCGAGACCATGGACACCTTCGTGGTGATCGCGATCTCGGCGCGCTCCACCGACGTCTTCAAGGCGTGCGTGGTGATCGTCGTCTGCCTGCTGCAGTCGCCGCAGGCCCGGAGCTGGCTGGTGCACACCGTTCTGCGCCGCCCGGTGCGCCGCCCCGCTCCCCCACCACCGCCCCCGGCCGCCGTGGACGCTCCGGTCGCTGTTCCCGACGCCGGCACCCTGATCGCCGATGCCGCTGCAACCGGCGACGACCCCTCCGCTCCGACCGGCAGCGCGGTGACCGGGAACGCCGCGACCGAGAGCTCGGTGACCGGGAGCGCAGCGACTGCAGCTGATTCCATGGATCCGGCCGCGACCGGGTCCGGCCGCTCGACGGCCGGTGCACCCCGCTCCGACGAGTACACCGTGAGGACCCGATGA
- a CDS encoding sugar ABC transporter ATP-binding protein, translated as MSTQAQPGATRTPAGEPVVEMRDISITFPGVKALDGVGLRLFPGEVHAVMGENGAGKSTLIKALTGVYGIDSGTIAVNGQQVSFTGPAQAQESGIATVYQEVNLVTNLSVAENILLGREPRRLGMIDFRRMRARAREVLRSLNLDIDPGSQLGAHSIAVQQLVAIARAVDIRAQVLILDEPTSSLDMREVAELFTVIRRVRDEGVAVLFVSHFLDQVYEISDRITVLRNGKLVGEYPVAALPRLQLVSKMIGKDLAALDALEEGTRREAGERVEGGAFLAAAGLGRTGSIQPYDLEVHPGEVVGLAGLLGSGRTELVRLLYGADRSDSGSVAIKGERVRLRSPREALDRGIAFASENRKAEGLIGDLSVRANIVLALQAARGWVRQIPRRQQDEIADKYIKALDIRPGNPDHLVRNLSGGNQQKVLLARWLLTRPKLLILDEPTRGIDVGAKAQIQKLVASLSDDGMAVIFISAELEEVLRLSHRIGILRDRRMVDEILNEGTTVNDIMGIIADDGSAAVTSSAPLPAGPSAGAGAEVRS; from the coding sequence ATGTCGACGCAGGCACAACCGGGCGCCACCCGGACCCCCGCCGGGGAGCCCGTGGTCGAGATGCGGGACATCTCGATCACCTTCCCCGGGGTGAAGGCACTCGACGGGGTCGGGCTGCGGCTGTTCCCCGGTGAGGTGCACGCCGTGATGGGCGAGAACGGCGCCGGCAAATCGACGCTGATCAAGGCGCTCACCGGGGTCTACGGGATCGACTCCGGCACCATTGCCGTGAACGGGCAACAGGTCTCGTTCACCGGTCCGGCGCAAGCGCAGGAGTCCGGGATCGCCACGGTCTACCAGGAGGTCAACCTGGTGACCAACCTGTCGGTGGCGGAGAACATCCTGCTCGGCCGGGAGCCGCGGCGGCTCGGGATGATCGACTTCCGGCGGATGCGGGCCCGGGCTCGAGAGGTGTTGCGCTCGCTGAACCTCGACATCGACCCGGGATCGCAGCTCGGTGCGCACTCGATCGCTGTGCAGCAGCTGGTCGCGATCGCCCGGGCGGTGGACATCCGGGCGCAGGTGTTGATCCTCGACGAGCCCACCTCGTCGCTCGACATGCGCGAGGTGGCCGAGCTCTTCACCGTCATCCGCCGGGTCCGCGACGAGGGCGTCGCGGTACTGTTCGTGTCGCACTTCCTCGACCAGGTCTACGAGATCTCCGACAGGATCACCGTGCTGCGGAACGGGAAGCTGGTGGGCGAGTACCCGGTGGCCGCGCTGCCCCGGCTGCAACTGGTCTCGAAGATGATCGGCAAGGATCTCGCCGCGCTGGACGCGCTGGAGGAGGGCACCCGCCGGGAAGCCGGCGAGCGGGTGGAGGGTGGCGCCTTCCTGGCTGCCGCGGGTCTGGGTCGCACGGGGTCGATCCAGCCCTACGACCTGGAGGTGCATCCCGGCGAGGTGGTCGGCCTGGCCGGACTTCTCGGCTCCGGCCGTACCGAACTCGTCCGGTTGCTGTACGGCGCCGATCGTTCGGACTCGGGAAGTGTCGCGATCAAGGGCGAACGGGTCCGGTTGCGCAGCCCGCGGGAGGCCTTGGACCGGGGCATTGCCTTCGCCTCCGAGAACCGGAAGGCCGAGGGTCTCATCGGGGATCTCTCGGTCCGGGCCAACATCGTGCTGGCCCTGCAGGCCGCTCGCGGCTGGGTACGGCAGATCCCGCGCCGCCAGCAGGACGAGATCGCCGACAAGTACATCAAGGCGCTCGACATCCGGCCCGGTAACCCGGACCATCTGGTGCGCAACCTGTCCGGCGGCAATCAGCAGAAGGTGCTGCTCGCCCGCTGGCTGCTCACCCGGCCGAAGTTGTTGATCCTGGACGAGCCGACCCGCGGGATCGACGTCGGTGCCAAGGCGCAGATCCAGAAGCTGGTCGCCTCGCTGTCGGACGACGGCATGGCGGTCATTTTCATCTCCGCCGAGCTCGAGGAGGTGCTGCGGCTCTCGCACCGCATCGGCATCCTGCGGGACCGCCGGATGGTCGACGAGATCCTCAACGAGGGGACAACGGTGAACGACATCATGGGCATCATCGCCGACGACGGCTCCGCGGCCGTCACCTCATCAGCCCCACTCCCGGCCGGCCCATCGGCCGGCGCAGGTGCGGAGGTGCGATCGTGA